The proteins below are encoded in one region of Manis pentadactyla isolate mManPen7 chromosome 2, mManPen7.hap1, whole genome shotgun sequence:
- the HTR1A gene encoding 5-hydroxytryptamine receptor 1A, whose product MDVLSLGSRNNTTSPEGPFGTRGNVTGISDVTFSYQVITSLLLGTLIFCAVLGNACVVAAIALERSLQNVANYLIGSLAVTDLMVSVLVLPMAALYQVLNKWTLGQVTCDLFIALDVLCCTSSILHLCAIALDRYWAITDPIDYVNKRTPRRAAALISLTWLIGFLISIPPMLGWRTPEDRSDPDACTISKDHGYTIYSTFGAFYIPLLLMLVLYGRIFRAARFRIRKTVKKVEQKGADTRRGASPTSRPKKSMNGDTGSKEWRQSVENKAEGTLCANGAVRQGYDGAALEVIEVHRVGNSKEHLPLPSDSGAIPCAAASFEKKNERNAEAKRKMALARERKTVKTLGIIMGTFILCWLPFFIVALALPFCERSCHMPALLGAIINWLGYSNSLLNPVIYAYFNKDFQNAFKKIIKCKFCRQ is encoded by the coding sequence ATGGATGTGCTAAGCCTTGGATCCCGCAACAACACCACTTCCCCAGAGGGGCCCTTCGGGACGCGCGGCAACGTTACTGGCATATCCGACGTGACCTTCAGCTACCAAGTGATCACCTCTCTGCTGCTGGGCACGCTCATCTTCTGCGCGGTGCTGGGCAATGCCTGCGTGGTGGCTGCCATCGCCTTGGAGCGCTCGCTGCAGAACGTGGCCAACTATCTCATCGGCTCGCTGGCGGTCACCGACCTCATGGTGTCGGTGCTGGTACTGCCCATGGCCGCGTTGTACCAGGTGCTCAACAAGTGGACGTTGGGACAGGTCACCTGTGACCTGTTTATTGCCCTCGACGTGCTGTGCTGCACCTCTTCCATCCTGCACCTGTGCGCCATTGCCCTGGACAGGTACTGGGCCATCACGGACCCCATCGACTACGTGAACAAGCGGACGCCCCGGCGCGCCGCGGCGCTCATCTCGCTCACTTGGCTCATTGGCTTCCTCATCTCCATCCCCCCAATGCTGGGCTGGCGCACCCCCGAAGACCGCTCAGACCCTGACGCGTGCACCATCAGCAAGGACCATGGCTACACTATCTACTCTACCTTTGGCGCTTTCTACATCCCGCTGCTGCTCATGCTAGTTCTCTACGGGCGCATCTTCCGCGCTGCGCGCTTCCGCATCCGCAAGACAGTAAAAAAAGTGGAGCAAAAGGGGGCAGACACCCGTCGTGGGGCGTCGCCAACCTCGCGGCCCAAGAAGAGCATGAATGGCGATACGGGGAGCAAAGAATGGAGGCAAAGCGTGGAGAATAAGGCAGAGGGGACTCTCTGCGCCAACGGAGCGGTGAGGCAGGGCTACGACGGCGCCGCCCTGGAGGTGATCGAAGTGCACCGAGTAGGCAACTCCAAAGAGCATCTGCCTCTTCCCAGCGATTCGGGTGCTATCCCTTGCGCCGCTGCCTCCTTCGAGAAGAAAAATGAGCGCAACGCAGAGGCCAAGCGCAAGATGGCCCTGGCCCGTGAGAGAAAGACGGTGAAGACGCTGGGCATCATCATGGGCACCTTCATCCTCTGCTGGCTTCCCTTCTTCATCgtggccctggccctgcccttcTGCGAGAGAAGCTGCCACATGCCCGCCCTCTTGGGCGCCATCATCAACTGGCTGGGCTACTCCAACTCTCTGCTCAACCCTGTCATTTACGCCTACTTCAACAAGGACTTCCAAAACGCGTTTAAGAAGATTATCAAGTGCAAGTTCTGCCGCCAATGA